A genomic region of Pseudomonas sp. MPC6 contains the following coding sequences:
- a CDS encoding BON domain-containing protein, whose product MTPNRLGLLALTLCLGISGCTSVVNASREAPIDDDRGTRTFGSKIDDSLIETKAGVNIAKADPALDNESHIVITSFNGVVLLAGQTPRADLKAKAEQVAAAVQRVKKVHNELQVLAPSSLLARQNDTWLTTKIKSQMLTDPSIPGSRIKVVTENGIVYLLGLLTKQEAAQATNLVQGVSGVQKIVKLFEYID is encoded by the coding sequence ATGACCCCTAATCGCCTAGGCCTACTGGCCTTGACCCTGTGCCTCGGCATCAGCGGCTGCACCTCGGTGGTTAACGCCAGCCGTGAAGCACCGATCGATGACGACCGCGGCACCCGCACCTTCGGCAGCAAGATCGACGACTCCCTGATCGAAACCAAGGCCGGCGTGAATATCGCCAAGGCCGATCCTGCCCTGGACAACGAGTCACACATCGTCATCACCAGCTTCAACGGTGTTGTGTTGCTCGCGGGTCAAACGCCGCGCGCAGACCTCAAGGCCAAGGCCGAGCAGGTTGCCGCTGCGGTTCAGCGCGTAAAGAAAGTGCATAACGAATTGCAAGTGTTGGCACCCTCTTCCCTGCTGGCGCGCCAGAACGACACCTGGCTGACGACCAAGATCAAGAGCCAGATGCTCACCGACCCGTCCATTCCCGGCTCGCGCATCAAGGTCGTGACCGAAAACGGCATCGTTTACCTGCTGGGCTTGCTGACCAAACAGGAGGCCGCTCAAGCGACCAATCTGGTGCAGGGCGTTTCCGGGGTGCAGAAGATTGTGAAGTTGTTCGAATACATCGACTGA
- a CDS encoding phosphoheptose isomerase, with amino-acid sequence MDMQSRIRQLFQASIDTKQQAMEVLAPHIEQASQVMVNALLNEGKMLSCGNGGSAGDAQHFSSELLNRFERERPSLPAIALTTDSSTITSIANDYSYNEIFSKQIRALGQPGDVLLAISTSGNSANIIQAIQAAHDREMIVVALTGRDGGGMASLLLPEDVEIRVPANVTARIQEVHLLAIHCLCDLIDSQLFGSEE; translated from the coding sequence ATGGACATGCAATCGCGAATTCGCCAGCTTTTTCAGGCCAGTATCGACACCAAGCAACAGGCGATGGAAGTACTTGCACCGCACATCGAGCAAGCCAGCCAGGTCATGGTCAACGCCCTGCTCAACGAGGGCAAGATGCTCTCCTGCGGCAACGGCGGTTCCGCCGGCGATGCCCAGCACTTCTCGTCGGAGCTGCTCAACCGCTTCGAACGTGAACGCCCGAGCCTGCCAGCCATCGCGCTGACCACCGACAGCTCGACGATCACCTCGATCGCCAACGACTATAGCTACAACGAAATTTTCTCTAAACAGATCCGCGCCCTTGGCCAACCGGGCGATGTATTGCTGGCAATTTCCACCAGCGGCAACTCGGCGAACATAATTCAAGCGATCCAGGCCGCACATGATCGCGAAATGATTGTCGTAGCATTGACGGGTCGTGACGGTGGCGGCATGGCGTCCCTGCTTTTGCCCGAGGACGTCGAAATTCGCGTACCGGCCAACGTCACCGCACGTATTCAGGAAGTCCACCTGCTGGCGATCCATTGCCTTTGCGACTTGATCGACAGCCAACTGTTCGGGAGTGAAGAATGA
- a CDS encoding YraN family protein, which translates to MPDRSRQQSGKDAERHALEHLQQQGLRLLAQNWLCKRGELDLVMLDGDTVVFVEVRYRKNTQWGGALDSIDGRKRQKLIFAAQYFLQRESRWANSPCRFDVVAIDSNLAQLNWLQNAFDS; encoded by the coding sequence ATGCCTGACAGGTCACGCCAGCAAAGCGGAAAAGATGCCGAGCGCCACGCGCTCGAGCACCTTCAGCAACAGGGTCTGCGCCTGCTGGCGCAGAACTGGTTGTGTAAACGCGGCGAGCTTGATCTGGTCATGCTTGATGGCGATACAGTAGTATTCGTTGAAGTCCGCTACAGAAAAAACACCCAATGGGGTGGCGCACTCGATAGCATCGATGGGCGCAAACGGCAGAAACTGATTTTCGCCGCGCAGTATTTTCTTCAGCGCGAGTCGCGTTGGGCCAATTCCCCCTGCCGCTTCGACGTGGTTGCCATCGACAGCAACCTCGCTCAGTTGAATTGGTTGCAGAATGCCTTCGACAGCTGA
- a CDS encoding penicillin-binding protein activator translates to MIACLRLFTALCLAALLAACASSPSSSLGELPRTPDASIEQLLQQAAQSKDSEKAALLRLNAADLAYRQGNAGQSAQILQQVPVAQLKPGPQVFASTLAAELAMVRNQPKAALTALSHPSLQRLGELPVEQQIRTSTVHARALEADGQTVAAARQRIFIAPMLEGEAASSNHEAIWTLISSLPIDQLQPAATEDLGGWMRLAQAVKTAGTLEQQQAAIDNWLAQNPKHPAALQLPSPLTKLKELASQPLGKIALLLPQEGPLAAVGKALREGFMAAHYQAQQAGQQPPAIEFYDSSRLTSLDEFYSKAQADGVQLVVGPLEKPLVKQLSARPQLPITTLALNYSEGEQGPAQLFQFGLAAEDEAREVSRRARADGLHRAAIMVPKGEWGDRVMRAFSQDWQANGGSIVATERVDQPVQLAQQIADMFQLRQSEGRAKSLQSTVGGQVAAQPSRRQDIEFIFLAATPQQAQQIKPTLNFQYAGDVPVYATSHVFSASGDQNQYNDMNGVRFCETPWLLDANDPLRRQVTAQWPQAGGSLGRLYAMGVDAYRLAPRLGQLKALPDSRIEGQSGSLGMTQNQRVVRQLPWAQFVNGQVQRLPDTPR, encoded by the coding sequence ATGATCGCTTGCCTGCGGCTGTTCACTGCCCTCTGCCTCGCTGCCTTGCTGGCGGCTTGCGCCAGCTCGCCCTCCTCCAGCCTTGGCGAACTTCCACGGACCCCTGATGCCAGTATCGAGCAACTGCTCCAACAGGCCGCTCAAAGCAAGGACTCGGAAAAAGCCGCATTGCTGCGCCTGAATGCGGCAGACCTGGCTTATCGCCAGGGCAATGCCGGCCAGTCCGCGCAAATCCTGCAACAAGTGCCCGTCGCACAACTCAAGCCTGGCCCGCAGGTTTTCGCCAGCACCCTGGCGGCTGAACTGGCCATGGTTCGCAACCAGCCGAAAGCGGCGTTGACGGCACTGAGCCATCCGAGCCTGCAACGCCTGGGCGAACTGCCGGTCGAGCAACAAATCCGTACCAGTACCGTTCATGCCCGCGCCCTTGAAGCCGATGGCCAGACCGTGGCCGCGGCACGGCAACGCATCTTTATCGCCCCGATGCTTGAAGGTGAAGCTGCCAGCAGCAACCACGAAGCGATCTGGACCCTGATCTCATCGCTGCCAATCGATCAATTGCAGCCGGCCGCCACCGAAGACCTCGGCGGCTGGATGCGCCTGGCCCAGGCCGTGAAAACCGCCGGCACCCTCGAACAGCAGCAAGCCGCGATCGACAACTGGCTCGCCCAGAACCCCAAGCACCCTGCCGCCCTTCAACTGCCGTCGCCGCTGACCAAACTCAAGGAACTGGCCAGCCAGCCCCTGGGCAAGATCGCCCTGCTGCTGCCGCAGGAAGGCCCGCTGGCGGCGGTGGGCAAGGCATTGCGCGAAGGGTTCATGGCTGCTCACTACCAGGCGCAACAGGCCGGCCAGCAACCACCCGCTATCGAGTTCTATGACAGCTCGCGCCTGACGTCCCTGGACGAGTTCTATAGCAAGGCCCAGGCCGATGGCGTGCAACTGGTCGTCGGTCCGCTGGAGAAACCGCTGGTCAAGCAGCTCAGCGCCCGTCCGCAATTGCCGATCACCACACTGGCGCTGAACTACAGCGAAGGCGAACAAGGTCCGGCACAGCTGTTCCAGTTCGGCCTGGCCGCCGAAGACGAAGCCCGCGAAGTATCACGTCGCGCCCGCGCCGATGGCCTGCATCGCGCCGCCATCATGGTGCCGAAAGGCGAATGGGGCGACCGTGTCATGAGGGCTTTCAGCCAGGACTGGCAGGCCAATGGCGGCAGCATCGTAGCCACCGAGCGTGTGGATCAGCCCGTGCAACTGGCCCAGCAGATTGCCGACATGTTCCAGCTGCGCCAGAGCGAAGGTCGCGCCAAGAGCCTGCAGAGCACCGTTGGCGGACAGGTCGCTGCCCAGCCTTCGCGTCGCCAGGACATCGAGTTCATCTTCCTCGCGGCAACGCCTCAGCAAGCCCAGCAGATCAAGCCGACCCTGAACTTCCAATACGCGGGTGACGTGCCGGTCTACGCCACTTCCCACGTGTTCAGCGCCAGCGGCGACCAGAACCAGTACAACGACATGAATGGCGTGCGCTTCTGCGAAACCCCCTGGTTGCTGGACGCCAACGATCCACTGCGCCGCCAGGTGACCGCTCAATGGCCGCAAGCCGGTGGCAGCCTGGGTCGCCTGTATGCGATGGGCGTCGACGCTTATCGCCTGGCGCCACGCCTGGGGCAACTCAAGGCCTTGCCGGACAGCCGTATCGAAGGTCAGTCGGGCAGCCTGGGCATGACGCAAAACCAACGCGTGGTGCGCCAGTTGCCATGGGCCCAATTCGTCAATGGCCAGGTTCAACGCCTTCCGGACACCCCACGCTGA
- the rsmI gene encoding 16S rRNA (cytidine(1402)-2'-O)-methyltransferase has protein sequence MAVFTDHEVCALTAPGALNSAAGSLYVVATPIGNLDDISARALKILREVALIAAEDTRHSQRLMQHFGIPTPLAACHEHNERDEGSRFITRLLAGDDVALISDAGTPLISDPGYHLVRQARAAGINVVPVPGACALIAALSAAGLPSDRFIFEGFLPAKTAGRRARLEQVKEEPRTLIFYEAPHRILECLQDMELVFGPERPALLARELTKTFETLKGLPLAELREFVESDSNQQRGECVVLVAGWSAPETEDAVSSEAMRILNLLLEEMPLKRAAALAAQITGERKNVLYQVALDKQKGE, from the coding sequence ATGGCGGTTTTTACCGATCATGAGGTGTGCGCTTTGACTGCTCCAGGTGCTTTGAATTCCGCTGCTGGCTCGCTTTATGTGGTGGCGACGCCCATCGGCAACCTGGACGACATCAGTGCGCGGGCACTGAAGATCCTGCGCGAGGTGGCCTTGATTGCCGCCGAAGACACCCGCCACTCGCAGCGGTTGATGCAGCACTTCGGCATTCCCACGCCGCTGGCGGCCTGCCATGAACACAACGAGCGGGATGAAGGTAGCCGCTTTATTACGCGCCTGCTGGCCGGTGACGATGTGGCGCTGATCTCCGATGCCGGGACGCCGCTGATTTCCGACCCGGGTTATCACCTGGTGCGTCAGGCCCGTGCCGCGGGGATCAATGTGGTGCCGGTGCCGGGTGCCTGTGCATTGATTGCGGCGTTGTCGGCCGCGGGCCTGCCGTCGGACCGTTTCATCTTCGAAGGCTTCCTCCCGGCCAAGACCGCGGGTCGCCGTGCGCGTCTGGAGCAGGTAAAGGAAGAGCCGCGCACGCTGATTTTCTATGAGGCCCCGCACCGCATCCTGGAATGCCTGCAAGACATGGAGCTGGTCTTCGGGCCGGAGCGTCCGGCGTTGCTGGCGCGCGAGCTGACCAAAACGTTTGAAACGCTCAAGGGCTTGCCGTTGGCCGAACTTCGCGAGTTCGTCGAGTCGGACAGCAATCAGCAGCGCGGCGAATGCGTGGTGCTGGTGGCGGGCTGGTCGGCGCCCGAAACCGAGGATGCCGTCAGCAGTGAAGCGATGCGTATCCTCAATCTGTTGCTCGAGGAAATGCCGCTCAAGCGTGCCGCCGCGTTGGCGGCGCAGATTACCGGCGAGCGCAAGAATGTGCTCTATCAGGTCGCGCTGGATAAGCAGAAGGGCGAGTAA
- the mraZ gene encoding division/cell wall cluster transcriptional repressor MraZ, with product MFRGANAISLDAKGRLAMPSRYRDELVSRSSGQLIVTIDAVDPCLCVYPLDEWEIIETKLRALPSLREENRRLQRLLIGNAVDLELDGSGRFLVPPRLREYAKLDKRAMLVGQLNKFQLWDEDAWDAVSAADLAAIKQEPGAMPDELRDLIL from the coding sequence GTGTTTCGCGGAGCTAATGCAATCAGTCTCGATGCAAAGGGCCGTCTCGCCATGCCGAGTCGGTACCGCGACGAGCTGGTTTCGCGCAGTTCCGGTCAGTTGATCGTCACGATCGATGCCGTTGATCCATGCCTGTGTGTTTATCCCCTCGATGAGTGGGAAATTATTGAAACCAAACTGCGTGCACTGCCTTCGCTTCGCGAAGAGAACCGCCGTCTGCAACGTTTGCTGATTGGTAATGCCGTCGACCTCGAGCTCGATGGCAGTGGTCGTTTTCTGGTTCCGCCGCGTCTTCGTGAATATGCCAAGTTGGATAAGCGCGCGATGCTGGTAGGCCAACTGAACAAGTTCCAATTGTGGGACGAGGATGCCTGGGATGCGGTTTCTGCCGCTGACCTGGCTGCTATTAAACAAGAACCGGGCGCCATGCCTGATGAACTGCGTGATTTGATCCTGTGA
- the rsmH gene encoding 16S rRNA (cytosine(1402)-N(4))-methyltransferase RsmH codes for MDSGFNHITVLLDEAVEALAVRPDGCYLDGTFGRGGHSRLILSQLGPDGRVLGFDKDPQAIATGQTLAAEDGRFVVVQRSFAELGSEVAERGLAGKVSGVLLDLGVSSPQLDDPERGFSFLNDGPLDMRMDPSRGISAAEFVNSAPVEEIARVFKEYGEERFSGRMARAVAERRDIKPFERTADLAEVLKVANPAWEKGKNPATRAFQGLRIHVNNELGDLEAGLEAALESLEIGGRLVVISFHSLEDRIVKLFMRKLVKGEADNLPRNLPVRHVAFEPKIKVHGKAQSASEAELKANPRSRSAIMRVAEKLR; via the coding sequence ATTGATAGCGGCTTTAACCACATCACCGTACTGCTTGACGAAGCCGTCGAGGCTCTTGCCGTACGACCTGATGGCTGCTATCTGGACGGTACGTTCGGGCGCGGCGGACACAGCCGGTTGATCCTCAGCCAGCTCGGCCCCGATGGTCGGGTGCTCGGGTTCGATAAAGATCCTCAAGCGATTGCCACCGGGCAAACGCTAGCGGCCGAAGACGGCCGCTTTGTCGTTGTACAGCGTAGCTTTGCCGAGCTCGGTTCGGAAGTCGCCGAACGCGGCCTGGCGGGCAAGGTCAGCGGCGTCCTGCTCGACCTGGGCGTGTCTTCGCCGCAGCTCGACGACCCTGAGCGCGGCTTCAGTTTCCTCAACGATGGCCCGCTGGACATGCGCATGGACCCGTCTCGCGGGATCAGCGCTGCCGAATTCGTCAACTCCGCGCCGGTGGAAGAAATTGCCCGGGTGTTCAAGGAGTATGGCGAAGAACGTTTTTCCGGTCGCATGGCCCGTGCCGTGGCCGAGCGTCGCGACATCAAGCCGTTCGAGCGCACTGCCGATCTGGCTGAAGTCCTGAAAGTCGCCAACCCTGCGTGGGAAAAGGGCAAGAACCCGGCGACCCGTGCGTTCCAGGGCCTGCGCATCCACGTCAACAACGAACTGGGCGATCTGGAGGCCGGCCTCGAAGCCGCCCTGGAATCCCTGGAAATCGGCGGTCGTCTGGTGGTGATCAGCTTCCATTCGCTGGAAGACCGCATCGTCAAACTGTTCATGCGCAAACTGGTGAAAGGCGAAGCCGACAACCTGCCGCGCAACCTGCCGGTCCGTCACGTCGCCTTCGAACCGAAAATCAAGGTCCATGGCAAAGCGCAGTCCGCCTCCGAGGCCGAACTCAAAGCCAACCCACGTTCCCGTAGCGCCATCATGCGTGTCGCGGAGAAATTGCGGTGA
- the ftsL gene encoding cell division protein FtsL: MSRLFAKPLPGGSFFMLLLFIGVLVSAVGVSYSAHWNRQLLNTLYNELSVRDKAQAEWGRLILEQSTWTAHSRIEVLATEQLKMRIPGAAEVQMVAP; this comes from the coding sequence GTGAGCAGGCTTTTCGCCAAGCCACTTCCTGGCGGAAGCTTTTTCATGCTGCTGCTGTTTATCGGCGTGCTCGTGTCTGCCGTCGGCGTGTCCTACAGCGCCCACTGGAACCGTCAGCTACTGAACACGCTGTACAACGAGTTGAGCGTGCGCGACAAGGCCCAGGCGGAATGGGGCCGGCTGATTCTCGAACAGAGCACCTGGACGGCCCACAGCCGTATTGAAGTCCTGGCCACCGAGCAGCTGAAAATGCGCATTCCCGGTGCCGCTGAAGTGCAGATGGTGGCGCCATGA
- a CDS encoding penicillin-binding protein 2, with amino-acid sequence MKLEGALFPWRFRLVLGLLGIMVAAIAWRIIDLQVVDRAFLKGQGDARSVRHIPIPAHRGLITDRNGEPLAVSTPVTTLWANAKEMQLAKEKWPALAAALGQDPKALAERLEAQANKEFIYLVRGLTPEQGQSVLDLKVPGVYGIEEFRRFYPAGEVTAHMVGFTDIDDHGREGVELAYDEWLAGVPGKRQVIKDRRGRLIKDVQVTKNAKAGKPLALSIDLRLQYLANRELRNAIIENGAKAGSLVIMDVKTGEILAMVNQPTYNPNNRRNLQPAMMRNRAMIDVFEPGSTMKAISMSAAIETGRWKPSDTVEVYPGTLQLGKYTIRDVSKSEGPVLDLTGILINSSNVGMSKIAFDIGGETIFRLAQKVGLGQDTGLGFPGERVGNLPNYREWRKAETATLSYGYGISVTAIQLVHAFSALANNGRLAPLTLIKTDKPPQSSQVLPETVAKTMQTMLQQVIEAPRGVFRAQVPAYHVGGKSGTARKTSVGTKGYAVNSYRSLFAGFGPMNDPRYAIVVVIDEPTKAGYYGGLVSAPVFSKVMSGTLRLMNITPDNLPPVQQANATPVVPLKANGGRG; translated from the coding sequence ATGAAACTCGAAGGCGCGCTTTTCCCCTGGCGTTTCCGCCTGGTGCTGGGCTTGCTCGGCATCATGGTCGCGGCCATTGCCTGGCGCATCATTGACCTGCAAGTGGTCGACCGTGCCTTCCTCAAAGGCCAGGGCGACGCGCGCAGTGTTCGACATATCCCTATTCCGGCTCACCGTGGCCTGATCACCGACCGTAATGGCGAGCCTTTGGCCGTGAGTACGCCGGTCACCACCCTATGGGCCAACGCCAAGGAAATGCAGCTGGCCAAAGAGAAGTGGCCAGCACTGGCCGCAGCGCTGGGTCAGGATCCCAAGGCCCTGGCCGAACGTCTCGAAGCCCAGGCCAATAAAGAATTCATTTACCTGGTACGCGGGCTCACCCCCGAGCAAGGCCAGTCCGTGCTCGATCTGAAAGTGCCGGGCGTGTATGGCATTGAAGAATTCCGGCGTTTCTACCCGGCCGGTGAAGTCACCGCGCACATGGTCGGATTTACCGACATCGACGACCACGGTCGAGAAGGGGTCGAGCTGGCCTACGACGAATGGCTGGCCGGGGTGCCGGGCAAGCGACAGGTCATCAAGGACCGGCGCGGTCGACTTATCAAGGATGTCCAGGTCACCAAAAACGCCAAGGCCGGAAAGCCCTTGGCGTTGTCCATTGACCTGCGCCTGCAATACCTGGCCAACCGCGAACTGCGCAACGCGATCATCGAGAATGGCGCCAAGGCTGGCAGCCTGGTGATCATGGACGTGAAGACTGGCGAGATCCTCGCCATGGTCAACCAGCCGACCTACAACCCGAACAACCGGCGCAACCTGCAACCGGCGATGATGCGTAACCGCGCGATGATCGATGTGTTCGAGCCGGGCTCGACCATGAAAGCGATCTCCATGAGCGCCGCCATCGAAACCGGTCGCTGGAAACCCAGCGATACCGTCGAGGTGTACCCGGGCACGCTGCAGCTGGGCAAGTACACCATTCGTGACGTTTCCAAATCCGAAGGCCCGGTCCTCGACCTGACCGGGATTCTGATCAACTCCAGTAACGTGGGCATGAGCAAGATCGCGTTCGACATCGGCGGCGAAACCATTTTCCGTCTGGCACAGAAAGTCGGTCTCGGCCAGGACACCGGTCTGGGTTTCCCGGGCGAGCGCGTCGGCAACCTGCCGAACTACCGCGAATGGCGCAAGGCTGAAACCGCCACGTTGTCCTACGGATACGGCATTTCCGTGACCGCGATCCAGCTGGTCCACGCTTTTTCCGCCCTGGCCAACAACGGTCGCCTCGCGCCGCTGACGCTGATCAAGACCGACAAGCCGCCGCAATCGAGCCAGGTGCTGCCGGAAACGGTCGCGAAAACCATGCAGACCATGCTGCAGCAAGTGATCGAAGCCCCACGCGGTGTGTTCCGGGCGCAGGTCCCGGCGTATCACGTTGGCGGCAAGTCGGGTACCGCGCGTAAAACGTCGGTCGGCACCAAAGGCTATGCCGTGAACTCCTACCGCTCGCTGTTTGCCGGCTTCGGTCCGATGAACGATCCGCGCTACGCGATCGTCGTGGTGATCGATGAACCGACCAAGGCCGGTTACTACGGTGGCCTGGTATCGGCGCCAGTGTTCAGCAAAGTGATGTCCGGGACCCTGCGCCTGATGAACATCACCCCGGACAATCTGCCACCTGTTCAACAAGCGAACGCAACACCGGTCGTTCCGCTGAAAGCCAATGGAGGGCGCGGCTGA
- a CDS encoding UDP-N-acetylmuramoyl-L-alanyl-D-glutamate--2,6-diaminopimelate ligase gives MSLSLNKIFAHAGRDLLIRELTLDSRNVRAGDLFLAVPGGKFDGRAHIADALQRGAAAVAYEVEGATVLPITDVPLIPVKGLAAQLSDIAGRFYGDPSRHLNLIGVTGTNGKTSVTQLVAQALDLLGQHCGIVGTLGTGFHGALQSGLHTTPNPIAVQATLADLKKAGAKAVAMEVSSHGLDQGRVTALAFDVAVMTNLSRDHLDYHGTMQAYGEAKAKLFAWNDLKCRVINLDDDFGRGLATEKRESRLITYSLQDSSAYLYCREAQFDDEGVRATLVTPQGEHLLRSTLLGRFNLSNVLAAIGALLGLDYALDEILKVLPKLEGPAGRMQRLGGGSQPLVVVDYAHTPDALEKVLMALRPHAKGRLLCLFGCGGDRDRGKRPLMAEVVERLADGVLVTDDNPRTEDPAVIFADIRAGFTAVDNVTFVAGRGQAIAQLIAGASAEDVIVLAGKGHEDYQEINGERHPFSDLVEADHALTAWEVAHA, from the coding sequence ATGTCTCTGAGCCTGAATAAGATTTTTGCCCACGCCGGTCGCGATCTGCTGATCCGCGAACTGACCCTGGACAGCCGCAATGTACGGGCGGGCGATCTGTTTCTCGCCGTTCCTGGCGGCAAGTTCGACGGTCGCGCGCACATTGCCGATGCCTTGCAGCGCGGTGCCGCGGCCGTGGCTTACGAGGTCGAAGGCGCCACAGTGCTGCCGATCACCGACGTGCCGCTGATTCCGGTCAAGGGCCTGGCGGCGCAGTTGTCGGACATCGCGGGGCGTTTTTACGGTGATCCGAGCCGCCATCTGAATCTGATCGGGGTTACCGGCACCAACGGTAAAACCAGCGTCACGCAGCTGGTCGCGCAAGCGCTGGATCTGCTCGGTCAGCATTGTGGCATCGTCGGCACTCTTGGCACCGGTTTCCATGGCGCGCTGCAAAGCGGCCTGCACACCACGCCGAACCCGATCGCCGTGCAAGCGACCCTGGCCGACCTGAAAAAGGCCGGTGCCAAAGCCGTGGCGATGGAAGTCTCTTCCCACGGTCTGGATCAGGGCCGCGTGACGGCCTTGGCGTTCGATGTGGCGGTGATGACCAACCTGTCCCGCGATCATCTGGATTACCACGGCACCATGCAGGCCTACGGCGAAGCCAAGGCCAAGCTGTTTGCCTGGAACGATCTGAAATGCCGCGTGATCAACCTGGACGACGATTTCGGCCGGGGACTGGCCACCGAAAAACGCGAGTCGCGCCTGATCACCTACAGCTTGCAAGATTCCAGCGCCTATCTATATTGCCGTGAAGCGCAGTTCGACGACGAAGGCGTACGTGCCACCCTGGTTACCCCGCAGGGCGAACACCTCCTGCGCAGCACTTTGCTCGGCCGCTTCAACCTGAGCAACGTGCTCGCCGCCATTGGCGCCTTGCTCGGCCTGGACTACGCCCTGGACGAAATTCTCAAGGTGCTGCCGAAACTCGAAGGCCCGGCCGGTCGCATGCAGCGGCTTGGCGGGGGTTCCCAGCCGTTGGTGGTGGTCGATTACGCCCACACGCCGGACGCGCTGGAAAAAGTCTTGATGGCCCTGCGTCCGCACGCCAAAGGTCGTTTGCTGTGCCTGTTCGGTTGCGGCGGTGATCGCGATCGCGGCAAGCGTCCGCTGATGGCCGAAGTGGTCGAGCGCCTGGCTGACGGTGTGCTGGTGACCGATGACAACCCGCGTACCGAAGACCCGGCAGTGATTTTCGCTGACATCCGCGCCGGCTTCACGGCTGTGGATAACGTCACGTTCGTCGCTGGCCGTGGGCAGGCGATCGCCCAGCTGATTGCCGGCGCTTCGGCCGAAGACGTGATTGTCCTGGCCGGAAAAGGGCATGAGGACTATCAGGAAATCAACGGCGAGCGTCACCCATTCTCCGATCTGGTCGAGGCCGATCATGCCTTGACCGCGTGGGAGGTGGCCCATGCTTAA
- the murF gene encoding UDP-N-acetylmuramoyl-tripeptide--D-alanyl-D-alanine ligase, translating into MLKALKLSELTGALNGRLLVADATFDGVSIDSRAIKPGQLFIALTGPRFDGHDYLNEVASLGAAGALVEREVADSALPQLLVKDARQALGQLGAMNRVAFTHPVAAITGSSGKTTVKEMLAGILRTRGSVLATRGNLNNDLGVPLTLLELAPEHTAAVIELGASRLGEIAYTVAMTKPHVAVLNNAGTAHVGEFGGPEKIVEAKGEIIDGLEADGVAVLNLDDKAFAIWNARAAGRQVLTFALSNVSADFHASDLDRDARGCPAFILHSPEGEARVQLNLLGTHNVANALAAAAAAHALGVSLSGIVTGLGAVQPVKGRTVAQLASNGMRVIDDTYNANPTSMCAAVDILAGFSGRTVLVLGDIGELGEWAEQGHRDVGEYARGKVSALYAVGPMMAHAVNAFGEQAWHFSTQAELIKALDAEQDTNTTILIKGSRSAAMENIVAALCGTRLEKH; encoded by the coding sequence ATGCTTAAAGCGTTGAAACTGAGCGAACTGACCGGCGCGCTGAACGGCCGACTGCTCGTGGCCGATGCCACGTTCGATGGCGTCAGCATCGACAGCCGCGCCATCAAGCCCGGCCAACTGTTTATCGCCCTGACCGGTCCGCGCTTCGACGGCCATGACTATTTGAACGAGGTGGCCAGCCTGGGCGCCGCCGGTGCATTGGTCGAGCGTGAAGTCGCCGACAGCGCACTGCCGCAATTGCTGGTCAAGGATGCCCGCCAGGCGCTTGGGCAACTGGGCGCGATGAATCGTGTCGCGTTCACCCATCCCGTGGCCGCCATCACCGGTTCCAGCGGCAAGACCACGGTCAAGGAAATGCTCGCCGGCATCCTGCGCACGCGCGGTTCGGTACTGGCGACCCGTGGCAACCTGAACAATGACCTCGGCGTGCCGCTGACCCTGCTCGAACTTGCGCCGGAACACACCGCGGCAGTGATCGAGCTGGGCGCTTCACGGCTCGGCGAAATTGCCTACACCGTCGCCATGACCAAGCCGCATGTGGCCGTGCTCAACAACGCAGGCACGGCCCACGTCGGCGAGTTCGGCGGGCCGGAAAAAATCGTCGAGGCCAAGGGCGAGATCATCGATGGGCTGGAAGCCGATGGTGTCGCCGTGCTCAATCTCGACGACAAGGCGTTCGCCATCTGGAACGCCCGCGCTGCCGGTCGCCAAGTGCTGACGTTCGCCCTGAGCAATGTCAGCGCCGACTTCCATGCCAGCGATCTGGACCGCGACGCTCGCGGGTGCCCGGCCTTCATTCTGCACAGTCCCGAAGGCGAGGCGCGGGTTCAGCTGAACCTGCTTGGTACCCATAACGTCGCCAATGCCCTGGCCGCCGCAGCGGCAGCCCATGCGCTGGGTGTATCGCTGTCCGGCATCGTCACCGGCCTTGGCGCGGTGCAACCGGTCAAGGGCCGCACTGTTGCGCAACTGGCCAGCAATGGCATGCGCGTGATCGACGACACGTATAACGCGAACCCCACCTCCATGTGTGCCGCCGTTGATATACTGGCCGGCTTTTCCGGTCGCACTGTCCTGGTGCTCGGGGATATCGGCGAGTTGGGCGAGTGGGCGGAGCAGGGGCACCGCGATGTGGGCGAGTACGCCCGCGGCAAGGTATCCGCGCTGTATGCCGTAGGGCCAATGATGGCTCACGCCGTGAACGCTTTTGGTGAACAGGCCTGGCACTTCAGCACACAGGCTGAACTGATCAAGGCCCTCGACGCCGAGCAAGATACAAACACCACCATTTTGATCAAAGGCTCGCGCAGCGCGGCGATGGAAAACATCGTCGCCGCTTTGTGCGGGACGCGTCTGGAGAAACATTAA